The Hymenobacter sp. DG01 sequence CCGGGGTAGGCAACGCCTTCAAACTGGTGGAAGTAGCGGTCAACGGTCAGGCCGTTCAGGCCGCGGCCCTGCACGGCAAACTTGCGGAATTCTTGCTGGAATAGCATGGCAAATGGGGAAAGAAAAGGGTGTAGCGGTTCGGCCTCCTTCCGGGGGTAGGAAGAGGTAGGGGAGAAATCAGAAAATAGGGAAGGGCGCTAGCGGCTTTTGCGGCGGGCGGCTAACAGGCTGCGCAGGGGCCCAGTGGCCGATTGCCACCACGTATGCCGACGGGCCGGACGTTCCAGGCGGGCATGAATCAGCTCCAACTCCTGGCGCAGCTGCTGGCGGCCGGCTAGTTGCAGGCCTTGGTAGAGGAGCTGTTGGGTAGCAACATCGGCGGCTAGTTCGGCATCTACCAGCTGGCGTACGCGCCACGCCTCGGCTTCAGCGGCCGTGGGCTGGCCGAGCAGGTAGCGCTCTAGCTGGCGCAGGTAGTCGAGGGCGGGGCGCATGGCAGGCTAAGCAGTAACCGTGGATACTAGGGCCCGAACGGAGTTGCGCAGACGCTCCAGGCACTTAAACTTCTGTACCGTAGCTGAGCGCACCGTGCGGTATTGGTGCGTGGCCGCAATCTGCTCCAGCGGCTGCTGGAAGTAGTAGAAAGCCAGGAGAATATCCTTGCACCGCTCGCCTAGCCGCTCCACCTGCTCCAGCACCGAAAGCGTGGGCTGATCTGCCAATTCGGCTTCCGCTACCTCCGCGTGTTCGTCGGCAAGGGAAACAAGCGGCTGCCGGGTGCGGCGACTCAACTCCTGCCGCCATAGGTTGCGGCACACGGCCACCAAATAGGTACTGGCCGAAGCAGACAGTAAGAGCGTTTCGCCTACTACCTTCTCGTAGAAGGCAATAAGGGCATCATGAAATACGTCCTTGGCATCCTGGGCTGTGCCGCCGTGCTGCTGCACGTAGCGCCGCACCATCGGGAAGGTGTACTGGTAGAGGTGCGTAAGGGTTCGTGCCCGGTCCGCGAGAAGCGCCTGCCGCAAAGCTGCTGTAGTTTCCATGAGATGTGGGAGCCGAGGTGAGGTTCAGAAGTCGTTCTGATAGTTAATCCGTTTTCTCGTCAACTATCACCCGGCTTCAATAAAATAATTAATTACCGGGGCTACGGCTTTGCCAGGACCTCTTGGATAACAGCCAGGTAGTCGGGGTTGTCTGTCATGCCATTATGGCCGGCGCCGCGCAGGGTAATAAACTGGTCCTGAGGCTTCAGTAGAGTTTTTAGCTTCAGGGCTGATTCGCAGCTGATTACCTCGTCCTGGTCGCCGTGGAAGATGACGATGGGCGCCTGCATGCGGGGTAGCACTTGGTCGGTGTGCAGGGGGTAGCGCACAATAAAGCCTGGCACCCAGGGATAGTGCTGTCGGGCCATGGCGCGCATGCTGGGGTAGGGAGCCTGCAAAATTAGTTGTTTCGGGTGGTGCTGGGCGGCCAGCCACGCCGCCGCGCCCGTGCCCAGCGAATAGCCTAGGATAACCGTTTGGTTTTCGGAGTAGTGCGCACCTATCTGCTGGTAAGCCGCTTCCACATCGGCCAGCAGCTGCGCCTGACTAGTTATGCGGCCCTCGCTTTTGCCGTAGCCCCGGTAGTCGAGCAGGAATACATCGTAGCCCATGCGCGTGTAGATAGGTGCTACCTCACCCCAACTATCCAAGGCCCCACCATTGCCGTGCAGGTAGAAAATGAGGCCTTTCGCGTGTGCCGAATCGGCCCGGAACAGCAACCCATTGAGGCGGGTACCATCAGACGTGGTAATCCAGCGCTCCTCAAACCGGCCGGGAAACTGAAAACGGTAGTTCGGGGCCAGTCGGGTCGGGAAGAACAGTAGCCGCTCCTGCTGGAAATACAGCAGCAGGCAGACCGCTACGTATAGCGCGGCTCCCAAGCTCAGAATCCACAGCAGAGCTTTCATGGCTTAGGAGGTCGAATGATGAAGACTGGTGTAGTTTCCCTACCCCCCAATCGTGCTCATGGACTCGAAGCTGAGCTGGTGCAAGGGTCGCTGCTGCTCGGCCTCGAAGCCGTTGGCGGCGCGGTTGCGGAAGGCGGAAGTAAGGGCAGCTACAAGTTCGGCGTCGGAGGCACCGCCGCGCAGCAGGGCCCGGATGTCGAGCACGCCCTGGTCGTAGAGGCAGGTTTTGAGGCCACCTTCAGCCGTGAGGCGGATGCGGTTGCAGGTGCCGCAGAAGGTGCGCGAGTAAGCCGCAATAATGCCCAGGCGGCCCTGGTGGCCGGCTACGGTGTAGTGCGAGGCCGTGTCGCCGGGACGGGTGGCTACCGGCGTCAGCTCACCCAGGTTCAGGGCCAGGTGCTCCCGGATGCGGGTGTGGTTCCAGGGAAGGGTAGCGGCGTGGCTGCCTCCGTTAAAGGGCATTTCCTCAATGAACCGTACATCCACGGGTAGGTCGCGGGTTAGTTCAGCTAGGGGAAGAATGTCCTGAGTATTCTGCCCGTCCATTACCACCGCGTTGATTTTTACTCGGATTCCAGCGGCCAAGAGGGCGTAGAACGTGTCCATGACGCGCGGCAGCTCGTCGCGGCGGGTGATGCTGGCGAAGCGGGCCCGGTCCATGGTATCGAGACTCAGGTTCACGGCTTTCACGCCCATACGGGCCAGTTCCGGTACGTGGGGCGCCGTGAGTACGCCGTTGGTGGTCAGAGTCAATTCCTCGATGCCCGGAATTTCAGTGAGCCGGCTCATGAAGGGCACCAGGTCGCGGCGCACGAAGGGCTCCCCGCCCGTCAGGCGTACCTTGCGCACGCCCAGCCCGGCCATCACCGCCACCAGCCGCTCCATTTCCTCGTAGGTCAGCAGCTGTTGCTTGGGCAGGTACTGAATGCCTTCCTCGGGCATGCAGTAGAAGCAGCGCAGGTTGCAGCGGTCCGTAACGGCCAGGCGCAGGTATTCCAGCGGGCGGCCGTGGTTATCAAACAAAACGGACGGTACAGGAGCAGACATACTCAGAGAGAAAGAAAACACAGGCTTCGGGTGAAGCCATGAAACAAACAACGTAAATCAGACTTTTCCGTTCGGGTGAAGGGCGCGGCCGCTCGCCCGGGTACTACCCCTACCGGGCGGCCCAACCCATTCCACCCAGACGAACACCTAGATAACCAATGAACTTGAAAATTGCTTTGTTCGGCATTGCCCGCGAAATCGTAGGGCAGTCGTCGCTGGAAGTTACGGCGCCCGAAGGCCAGTCGGTGCAAGCGCTGCTGGCGGGGCTGCGGGAGCAGTATCCGGCCCTGGGCGGCCTTTCCAGCCTGGCCGTAGCCGTAAACAACGAGTACGCCGAAGAAGGGACGACCCTCACGGAGCGCGACGAAATTGCCCTGATTCCGCCGGTAAGCGGGGGGTAGGAGCCCTAACAGCTCACCCCCGGCCCCTTCTCCAAAGGGAGAGGGGAGCCTAGCGATTGGCAGTTGGCAGCTCTGTTTTCGGCTCACCTGTCATTCGTTACGATTTACCTCATCCCTTCATCATCCTATTACCTCTGCACCTCCTTTGATCCACATCGACTTAACCGACCAGCCCATTGACGTAGCCGCAGCCCTGCGCACGGTGGAAGACGATGGGGCCGGCGCCATCAACACGTTCATTGGCGCGGTGCGTAACAAAAGCACCGGCCGCCCCGTGGTGCGCCTGGAGTATGAGGCCTACGACAGCATGGCCCTGCACCAGCTCCGCAAAGTAGCAGAGCAGGCCGTGGAGCAGTGGCCGATGCTGAAGAAGGTTACCGTCATTCACCGCAAAGGCACCCTCTACATTGGCGACGTAGCCGTAGTAGTGACCGTGTCAACGCCCCACCGCGCCGAGAGCTTCGCCGCCTGCCAGTACATCATTGACACGCTGAAGCAGGTAGTAACCATCTGGAAGAAGGAGTTTTATGAAGACGGTGACGTGTGGGTAGCCGCGCATCCGTAATAAAATAGATAAACGAAGCTCCCGTTACCTGGAACGACTTCTTAGGAATTACTCCTGACCGTCATGTCGAGCTTGCCGAGACATCTCGCGTGC is a genomic window containing:
- a CDS encoding RNA polymerase sigma factor is translated as METTAALRQALLADRARTLTHLYQYTFPMVRRYVQQHGGTAQDAKDVFHDALIAFYEKVVGETLLLSASASTYLVAVCRNLWRQELSRRTRQPLVSLADEHAEVAEAELADQPTLSVLEQVERLGERCKDILLAFYYFQQPLEQIAATHQYRTVRSATVQKFKCLERLRNSVRALVSTVTA
- a CDS encoding alpha/beta hydrolase; the encoded protein is MKALLWILSLGAALYVAVCLLLYFQQERLLFFPTRLAPNYRFQFPGRFEERWITTSDGTRLNGLLFRADSAHAKGLIFYLHGNGGALDSWGEVAPIYTRMGYDVFLLDYRGYGKSEGRITSQAQLLADVEAAYQQIGAHYSENQTVILGYSLGTGAAAWLAAQHHPKQLILQAPYPSMRAMARQHYPWVPGFIVRYPLHTDQVLPRMQAPIVIFHGDQDEVISCESALKLKTLLKPQDQFITLRGAGHNGMTDNPDYLAVIQEVLAKP
- the moaA gene encoding GTP 3',8-cyclase MoaA, with product MSAPVPSVLFDNHGRPLEYLRLAVTDRCNLRCFYCMPEEGIQYLPKQQLLTYEEMERLVAVMAGLGVRKVRLTGGEPFVRRDLVPFMSRLTEIPGIEELTLTTNGVLTAPHVPELARMGVKAVNLSLDTMDRARFASITRRDELPRVMDTFYALLAAGIRVKINAVVMDGQNTQDILPLAELTRDLPVDVRFIEEMPFNGGSHAATLPWNHTRIREHLALNLGELTPVATRPGDTASHYTVAGHQGRLGIIAAYSRTFCGTCNRIRLTAEGGLKTCLYDQGVLDIRALLRGGASDAELVAALTSAFRNRAANGFEAEQQRPLHQLSFESMSTIGG
- a CDS encoding MoaD/ThiS family protein, producing the protein MNLKIALFGIAREIVGQSSLEVTAPEGQSVQALLAGLREQYPALGGLSSLAVAVNNEYAEEGTTLTERDEIALIPPVSGG
- a CDS encoding molybdenum cofactor biosynthesis protein MoaE — its product is MIHIDLTDQPIDVAAALRTVEDDGAGAINTFIGAVRNKSTGRPVVRLEYEAYDSMALHQLRKVAEQAVEQWPMLKKVTVIHRKGTLYIGDVAVVVTVSTPHRAESFAACQYIIDTLKQVVTIWKKEFYEDGDVWVAAHP